A region from the Lysobacter antibioticus genome encodes:
- a CDS encoding isocitrate lyase/PEP mutase family protein, translating to MSAQAQRADHFHSLHRDGLLLLANAWDAGTARLIESLGAKAVATTSAGVAWSHGYPDGDLLPVRRLVATIADIVRVIRVPLTVDVEGGYSDDPAAVAETVAGLIDVGAVGINLEDGGGDPELLCAKIEHIKRASARLGVALFVNTRTDVYLRGLAPPERRVEETLARAARYRAAGADGLFVPGLTDETEVRAIAADAGLPLNLLARPALPAAAELERWGVRRLSAGSDISQSVFARTSALASGFLSDGDSRPLGADVMAYSQLNALFADR from the coding sequence ATGAGCGCACAAGCCCAACGAGCCGATCACTTCCACAGCCTGCACCGCGACGGCCTGCTGCTGCTCGCCAATGCCTGGGACGCCGGCACCGCGCGCCTGATCGAAAGCCTCGGCGCCAAGGCGGTCGCCACCACCAGCGCCGGCGTCGCCTGGTCGCACGGTTATCCCGACGGCGACCTGCTGCCGGTGCGGCGTCTGGTCGCGACCATCGCCGACATCGTCCGCGTCATCCGCGTGCCGCTCACCGTCGACGTCGAAGGCGGCTATTCCGACGATCCGGCCGCGGTCGCCGAGACCGTGGCCGGCCTGATCGACGTCGGCGCGGTCGGCATCAACCTCGAAGACGGCGGCGGCGATCCCGAGCTGCTGTGCGCGAAGATCGAACACATCAAGCGCGCCAGCGCACGCCTCGGCGTGGCGCTGTTCGTCAACACCCGTACCGACGTGTATCTGCGCGGCCTGGCGCCGCCGGAACGCCGCGTCGAGGAAACCCTGGCACGCGCTGCGCGCTATCGCGCCGCCGGTGCCGACGGCCTGTTCGTGCCCGGCCTGACCGACGAAACCGAAGTACGCGCGATCGCCGCCGATGCCGGCCTGCCCTTGAACCTGCTCGCGCGTCCGGCCTTGCCGGCCGCGGCCGAACTGGAACGCTGGGGCGTGCGCCGCCTGAGCGCGGGCTCGGACATTTCCCAATCGGTATTCGCGCGAACGAGCGCGCTGGCCAGCGGCTTCCTCAGCGACGGCGACTCGCGCCCGCTCGGCGCCGACGTCATGGCGTATTCGCAACTCAACGCACTGTTCGCCGATCGCTGA
- a CDS encoding TIGR04222 domain-containing membrane protein, protein MNDPNRAPADTAGWTEAQRALWQRLCDYRFDDDDSNEFLTRVATTSLLALSEARAALDEYRRFCFLAVTVAHAVTPSELVDEVWHTHIVDTRRYERFCNEVLQYDLHHVPSRGGRGEDLKHQRQYADTLDSYRRFFGLPPSRFWPEPRAPRPPAAAAASVALAEPRASWRPMRFGMIVVVSLYALMALSASEVNPLHWTGGMFLIWFIALMIAASIAGSWLRQRLRGPQSPRSSHQADRWEQAYLSGGSDRVADAIVVDLLALDAVSLDYDRKKARQAYENDRVWLRPRLSPEQAETLPPVLREALDVIAEKQSLARILLALRERHRTLEETLLRKGWLMSPQQQAWAARLSALPLAAVAALGLCKIGIGLQLQRPVGFLIALTVLTLLMALYRALSTRARPLSWAGDWELYEAAKQRRTDGADPAATVALAGTAVLFGTPFSDYQQIRTPSSFNNEGGGGDGGGGDGGGGGGCGGGCGGCGGS, encoded by the coding sequence ATGAACGATCCGAACCGAGCGCCGGCGGATACCGCCGGATGGACCGAAGCGCAGCGGGCCTTGTGGCAACGTCTGTGCGATTACCGATTCGACGACGACGATTCCAACGAATTCCTGACCCGCGTCGCCACGACTTCCCTGCTCGCTCTCAGCGAAGCGCGAGCGGCGCTCGACGAATACCGCCGTTTCTGTTTTCTCGCCGTCACCGTCGCCCATGCGGTCACGCCCAGCGAGCTCGTCGACGAGGTCTGGCACACCCATATCGTCGACACCCGACGCTACGAGCGTTTCTGCAACGAGGTACTGCAGTACGACCTGCATCACGTGCCTTCGCGCGGCGGCCGCGGCGAAGACTTGAAACACCAACGGCAGTACGCCGACACCTTGGACAGCTACCGGCGCTTTTTCGGCCTGCCGCCGAGCCGGTTCTGGCCGGAACCGCGCGCACCGCGGCCGCCGGCGGCGGCGGCGGCGAGCGTCGCGCTCGCCGAGCCGCGCGCGTCGTGGCGACCGATGCGCTTCGGCATGATCGTCGTCGTGAGCCTGTATGCGCTGATGGCGCTGAGCGCGAGCGAGGTCAACCCGCTGCACTGGACCGGCGGCATGTTCCTGATCTGGTTCATCGCCCTGATGATCGCCGCGTCGATCGCGGGCTCCTGGCTGCGGCAACGCCTGCGCGGACCGCAGAGCCCGAGGTCGAGTCACCAGGCCGATCGTTGGGAACAGGCCTATCTGTCCGGCGGCAGCGATCGGGTCGCCGATGCGATCGTGGTCGACCTGCTCGCGCTCGACGCGGTCAGCCTGGATTACGACCGCAAGAAGGCCCGCCAGGCCTACGAGAACGATCGCGTGTGGCTGCGCCCGCGCCTGTCCCCGGAACAAGCCGAGACGCTACCGCCGGTGTTGCGCGAAGCGCTCGATGTGATCGCCGAAAAACAGAGCCTCGCGCGCATTCTGCTGGCGTTGCGCGAGCGCCATCGCACGCTGGAGGAAACGCTGCTCCGCAAAGGCTGGCTGATGAGCCCGCAGCAGCAAGCCTGGGCGGCGAGACTGTCGGCCCTGCCCTTGGCCGCGGTCGCCGCACTGGGCCTGTGCAAGATCGGCATCGGCCTGCAGCTGCAACGCCCGGTCGGATTCCTGATCGCCCTGACCGTACTCACCCTTCTCATGGCGCTGTATCGAGCGCTTTCGACCCGGGCCCGGCCCCTGAGTTGGGCCGGCGACTGGGAACTGTACGAAGCCGCCAAGCAACGACGCACAGACGGCGCCGACCCGGCCGCCACGGTCGCACTGGCCGGCACGGCGGTGCTGTTCGGCACCCCGTTCTCCGACTATCAACAGATCCGCACGCCCTCCTCGTTCAACAACGAGGGAGGTGGCGGCGATGGTGGAGGTGGCGACGGAGGCGGCGGCGGTGGGTGCGGCGGCGGCTGCGGTGGCTGCGGCGGAAGTTGA
- a CDS encoding M28 family metallopeptidase, with amino-acid sequence MRSQKPSPIVTTVVTSLLLLSMTGASAREAAAVAGTPASAPATTTDSWLGDVRSLSQAGAGNRRAPIEKRLDGLGLKWKAVAFETAKKQQGQNLIAEVSGAGAAPLLLFGAHFDQVDEGHGATDNASGSATVLALAERFKHKPLAHHRVAVAFWDLEEAGLLGSSAYIAQGSEKPALYVNFDVFGWGDTLWMMTPDANSALVGASRDAVKASGLQLSAGREYPPSDHLPFIKAGWPAVSYSLIGNEEVPLILSFFKGEKTATQAKVIQVIHSSNDTVEQIDAAATARGVDAVERAIRQWDAAQN; translated from the coding sequence ATGCGTTCTCAGAAACCCTCGCCGATCGTCACAACCGTCGTCACATCCCTGTTGTTGCTTTCAATGACCGGCGCGAGCGCACGCGAAGCCGCTGCCGTTGCCGGCACGCCCGCAAGCGCGCCGGCCACCACCACCGACTCGTGGCTCGGCGATGTCCGCAGCCTGTCGCAGGCCGGTGCCGGCAACCGCCGCGCGCCGATCGAAAAGCGTCTGGACGGCCTGGGCCTGAAGTGGAAAGCGGTCGCCTTCGAAACCGCGAAGAAGCAACAGGGGCAGAACCTGATCGCCGAAGTCTCCGGCGCCGGCGCAGCGCCGTTGCTGCTGTTCGGCGCGCATTTCGACCAGGTCGACGAAGGCCACGGAGCGACCGACAACGCCTCCGGCAGCGCCACCGTGCTGGCCCTGGCCGAACGCTTCAAGCACAAGCCGCTCGCCCACCATCGCGTCGCGGTGGCGTTCTGGGACCTGGAAGAAGCCGGCCTGCTCGGTTCCAGCGCCTACATCGCCCAGGGCAGCGAAAAGCCCGCGCTGTACGTCAATTTCGACGTGTTCGGCTGGGGCGACACTTTGTGGATGATGACGCCCGACGCGAACAGCGCCCTGGTCGGCGCCAGCCGCGACGCGGTGAAAGCCTCCGGGCTGCAGTTGTCCGCCGGCCGCGAGTACCCGCCGAGCGACCACCTGCCTTTCATCAAGGCCGGCTGGCCGGCGGTGTCGTATTCGCTGATCGGCAACGAAGAAGTGCCGTTGATCCTGTCCTTCTTCAAGGGCGAGAAAACCGCGACCCAGGCCAAGGTCATCCAGGTCATCCACAGCAGCAACGACACCGTCGAACAGATCGACGCGGCCGCCACCGCTCGCGGCGTCGACGCGGTCGAACGGGCGATCCGACAGTGGGATGCGGCTCAAAATTGA
- a CDS encoding response regulator, with translation MTIRVFIVDDHALVRTGMRMILSAETDIEVLGDVESGEEAMPLIRKLKPDVVLCDLHLPGVSGLEVTERIVKGDHGTRVIIVSVLEDGPMPKRLLEVGASGYVGKGGDASELLRAIRDVARGKRYLASNIAQHLALSNIDGGNSPFDELSPRELEIALLLVQGFRQEEIAKRLSLSAKTVNTHKTRLFEKLAITDSIALARLAAQYGLADPAHSL, from the coding sequence ATGACTATCCGTGTATTCATCGTTGACGACCATGCGTTGGTCCGCACGGGCATGCGCATGATTCTGTCGGCGGAGACGGATATCGAAGTGCTCGGCGACGTCGAGAGCGGCGAAGAGGCCATGCCGCTGATTCGCAAGCTCAAGCCCGACGTGGTGCTGTGCGATCTGCATCTGCCCGGCGTGAGCGGGCTGGAAGTGACCGAGCGCATCGTCAAGGGCGACCACGGCACGCGCGTGATCATCGTCTCGGTGCTGGAAGACGGCCCGATGCCGAAGCGTCTGCTCGAAGTCGGCGCGTCCGGTTACGTCGGCAAGGGCGGCGATGCCAGCGAATTGCTGCGCGCCATCCGCGATGTCGCCCGCGGCAAGCGCTATCTGGCCAGCAACATCGCCCAGCATCTGGCGCTGTCGAACATCGACGGCGGCAATTCGCCGTTCGACGAGCTGTCGCCGCGCGAGTTGGAGATCGCCTTGCTGCTGGTGCAGGGCTTCCGCCAGGAAGAAATCGCCAAGCGCCTCAGCCTCAGCGCGAAGACGGTCAACACCCACAAGACCCGCTTGTTCGAGAAACTCGCGATCACCGACAGCATCGCGCTGGCCCGTTTGGCCGCGCAGTACGGACTCGCCGATCCCGCGCATTCGCTGTGA
- a CDS encoding DUF2782 domain-containing protein, protein MRYAVLTLALATLAACASLPDPTAGLVDPQVRVRYAGDDVIREYREPGQPGRIVKITPANALPFYLFDDDDDERIDRHLGDIPPRYQDALRFKVRFEDYGLMR, encoded by the coding sequence ATGCGCTATGCCGTGCTGACACTGGCTCTGGCCACGCTGGCGGCCTGCGCCAGCCTGCCGGACCCGACCGCGGGCCTGGTCGACCCGCAGGTGCGCGTGCGTTATGCCGGCGACGACGTGATCCGCGAATATCGAGAGCCCGGACAGCCGGGACGCATCGTCAAGATCACTCCGGCGAACGCTCTGCCGTTCTATCTGTTCGACGATGACGACGATGAGCGCATCGACCGGCACCTCGGCGATATTCCGCCGAGGTACCAGGATGCGCTGAGGTTCAAGGTCCGTTTCGAGGATTACGGATTGATGCGCTGA